Proteins encoded by one window of Gemmatimonas aurantiaca:
- a CDS encoding SdrD B-like domain-containing protein gives MALGITACDEAVAPAGKAADVAIRVYIDRDNSGTYTAADSGLTGVALTLAPTTGEGASAVATSAAGGLATFSQVTPGAYTLVVSAAIPAGTVLTTSLTPRVSVSATGQVRAEDVRYGWLPGTVSGRIFRDDDGNGSFGTGDTPGDGLAVVLRRGAVRVDSVLADAQGLFAFQYLAPGAYTVVLENPATITYAAGASREVTVAAGGTATVNGIFTGALIIPIADARARAVGTTVAVVGNLVVRPGPFASGANSEVWVQDATGGIAAFSIPNADSALYRLGDRLEITGARSVFSAQSQITISRVRNLGAGTPVVPVAQSAAQANALTRDGQLVRVPNLTIVSVPTGTGAAFTVLGTDAAGDTLQLRIAGVATGLSRESFTVGNRYNVTGVLTRFNATAQLKIRDTGDLELGAAITPIGTVRASGVNGTTYTIAGRITAPPGAFTSGTNNVNSEIWVQDATGGIAAFSAPTADSATLKLGNTVEVTGSRSLFSGQLQLGSAAIARTGTGSVVAPVTLTGPEAASLARDGQLVRVAGFTVTSVATGTATAFTVTGTVGTTPMQVRVGGPLLGLTRANFTVGSTYTVTGILTQFNGTAQIKPRFASDVTP, from the coding sequence ATGGCGCTCGGCATCACTGCCTGTGACGAAGCGGTCGCACCGGCCGGCAAGGCCGCCGACGTGGCCATCCGTGTCTATATCGATCGTGACAACTCCGGCACCTACACGGCGGCCGACAGCGGACTGACCGGTGTGGCACTGACGCTGGCCCCCACCACAGGCGAGGGCGCGTCGGCGGTGGCGACATCGGCTGCCGGTGGACTGGCCACATTCTCCCAGGTGACCCCGGGGGCGTACACGCTGGTGGTGTCGGCGGCAATTCCGGCTGGCACCGTTCTCACGACGTCCCTCACGCCGCGGGTGTCGGTGAGTGCCACGGGGCAGGTGCGCGCCGAGGATGTCCGTTACGGCTGGCTTCCGGGTACGGTCAGCGGACGCATCTTCCGAGACGACGACGGGAATGGGTCTTTCGGCACTGGCGATACACCGGGCGATGGACTCGCGGTGGTGCTGCGTCGGGGAGCCGTGCGTGTCGATTCGGTACTGGCCGATGCGCAGGGGCTGTTCGCCTTCCAGTATCTCGCACCGGGCGCCTACACGGTGGTGCTGGAGAACCCGGCCACCATCACGTACGCGGCAGGTGCGTCGCGTGAGGTCACGGTGGCGGCGGGCGGTACCGCCACGGTGAACGGCATCTTCACCGGCGCGCTCATCATTCCGATTGCCGATGCGCGGGCACGGGCCGTGGGGACCACGGTCGCCGTGGTGGGTAACCTCGTGGTACGCCCCGGTCCGTTTGCGTCTGGCGCCAATTCGGAAGTCTGGGTGCAGGACGCCACCGGCGGTATCGCCGCGTTTTCGATCCCCAACGCCGACAGCGCGCTGTATCGCCTGGGCGATCGACTGGAGATCACGGGTGCGCGCAGTGTGTTCAGTGCACAGTCGCAGATCACCATCTCCCGCGTGCGCAATCTCGGTGCCGGAACGCCGGTGGTGCCCGTCGCGCAGAGTGCGGCGCAGGCCAATGCGCTGACGCGAGACGGCCAGCTGGTGCGGGTGCCGAATCTCACGATCGTTTCGGTGCCCACCGGCACCGGGGCGGCATTCACCGTGCTGGGCACCGATGCCGCGGGCGACACGCTGCAATTGCGTATTGCCGGTGTGGCGACGGGACTTTCCCGTGAGAGCTTCACCGTCGGCAATCGCTACAACGTCACGGGTGTGCTCACGCGCTTCAACGCGACGGCGCAACTCAAGATCCGTGATACCGGCGATCTCGAACTCGGCGCCGCGATCACACCCATCGGCACGGTGCGCGCGTCGGGCGTGAATGGCACCACCTACACGATCGCCGGACGCATCACCGCCCCACCGGGTGCGTTCACTAGCGGCACCAACAACGTCAACTCGGAAATCTGGGTGCAGGATGCCACGGGTGGCATCGCGGCCTTCAGTGCGCCCACCGCCGACAGTGCGACGCTCAAGCTGGGCAACACGGTGGAAGTGACGGGCAGCCGCAGTCTCTTCAGTGGTCAGTTGCAACTGGGCAGCGCGGCCATTGCCCGCACCGGTACCGGTTCGGTGGTGGCGCCGGTGACACTCACCGGTCCCGAAGCCGCGTCTCTCGCACGCGATGGACAGTTGGTGCGCGTGGCCGGTTTCACCGTGACCAGCGTGGCAACCGGCACGGCCACGGCGTTCACGGTCACCGGCACGGTGGGCACGACCCCGATGCAGGTGCGCGTGGGTGGCCCGCTGCTGGGGCTGACACGCGCCAACTTCACGGTCGGTTCCACGTACACCGTGACCGGCATTCTCACGCAATTCAACGGCACGGCGCAGATCAAGCCGCGCTTCGCCAGCGATGTGACACCATGA